In the Magnetospirillum sp. WYHS-4 genome, one interval contains:
- a CDS encoding GAF domain-containing protein, with the protein MLVGTLGTQAAVSLENLLVFQRMISTGLALSAERDHNRLMERILLEAKAICNADGGTLYLRTEDNRLKFEIMRTDSLKIAMGGTTGKPIGFPPLPMYRDEEQKDADGNSKVAQVANHKNIASHAALTGNTVNIPDAYEAKDFDFSGTKKFDEGTGYRSKSFLTVPLKNHQGDVIGVLQLLNARDRSSGEVVPFSGEVQPLVEALASQAAVALDNQRLMEAQKKLFEAFIALIATAIDAKSPYTGGHCQRVPELSMMLARAANGVGDGPFADFRLSDDEMYELQIASLLHDCGKVTTPEYVVDKATKLETIYNRIHEVRTRFEVVKRDAVIDYLRALIDGKGDPDELRQRLEERLNTFDEDYAFVAESNVGGEFMAPEKVERLKRIAQTKWTRTLDDRIGLSQAELERLQDFPAPELPVEETLLFDRPDHIIKRSSGIKVDWGKHGFNMKVPENSFNLGEVYNLSIARGTLTEEERFKINDHIVQTIIMLETLPFPRHLARVAEYAGGHHEMMNGKGYPRGLTGDKMSIPARIMAIADIFEALTATDRPYKPPKKLSEAIKIMSFMKKDGHVDPDLFALFLKTGVYKDYAERFLRPDQLDEVDVDKVLNPPPPPPRTDDGAKKPA; encoded by the coding sequence ATGCTGGTGGGAACGCTCGGAACGCAGGCGGCGGTATCGCTGGAGAATCTCCTGGTCTTCCAGCGCATGATCTCCACCGGCCTTGCCCTGTCGGCCGAACGCGACCACAACCGCCTGATGGAGCGTATCCTCCTGGAGGCCAAGGCGATCTGCAACGCCGATGGCGGCACCCTCTACCTGCGCACCGAGGACAACCGCCTCAAGTTCGAGATCATGCGCACCGATTCGCTGAAGATCGCCATGGGCGGCACCACCGGCAAGCCGATCGGCTTCCCGCCCCTGCCCATGTACCGCGACGAGGAGCAGAAGGACGCCGACGGCAACTCCAAGGTCGCCCAGGTCGCGAACCACAAGAACATCGCCAGCCACGCGGCGCTTACCGGCAACACGGTCAACATCCCCGACGCCTACGAGGCCAAGGATTTCGATTTTTCGGGCACCAAGAAGTTCGACGAGGGCACGGGCTATCGGTCCAAGTCCTTCCTTACCGTGCCGCTGAAGAACCACCAGGGCGACGTCATCGGCGTGTTGCAGCTTCTCAACGCCCGGGATCGCTCCAGCGGCGAGGTCGTCCCCTTTTCCGGCGAGGTCCAGCCCCTGGTCGAGGCCCTGGCCAGCCAAGCCGCCGTGGCTCTCGACAACCAGCGGCTCATGGAGGCCCAGAAGAAACTCTTCGAGGCCTTCATCGCCCTGATCGCGACCGCCATCGACGCCAAGTCTCCCTATACCGGCGGCCACTGCCAACGGGTTCCCGAACTCAGCATGATGCTGGCCCGCGCCGCCAACGGGGTGGGCGACGGGCCCTTCGCCGATTTCCGGCTCAGCGACGACGAGATGTACGAGCTGCAGATCGCCTCGCTGCTGCACGATTGCGGCAAGGTCACCACGCCCGAATACGTGGTCGACAAGGCCACCAAGCTGGAAACCATCTACAACCGCATCCACGAGGTACGCACCCGCTTCGAGGTGGTCAAGCGCGACGCGGTGATCGACTATCTGCGGGCACTGATCGACGGCAAGGGCGACCCGGACGAACTGCGCCAGCGGCTGGAAGAACGGCTGAACACCTTCGACGAGGACTACGCCTTCGTCGCCGAAAGTAACGTCGGCGGCGAGTTCATGGCCCCCGAGAAGGTGGAGCGCCTGAAGCGCATCGCCCAAACCAAATGGACCCGGACCCTGGACGACCGCATCGGTCTGTCGCAGGCGGAATTGGAGCGATTGCAAGACTTCCCGGCCCCCGAGTTGCCGGTGGAGGAGACCCTGCTGTTCGACCGGCCGGACCATATCATCAAGCGGTCTTCGGGGATCAAGGTCGACTGGGGCAAGCACGGCTTCAACATGAAGGTGCCGGAAAACTCCTTCAATCTGGGCGAGGTCTACAACCTGTCCATCGCGCGCGGCACCCTGACCGAGGAAGAGCGCTTCAAGATCAACGACCACATCGTCCAGACCATCATCATGTTGGAAACCCTGCCTTTCCCGCGGCATCTCGCGCGGGTGGCGGAATACGCGGGCGGCCATCACGAAATGATGAACGGCAAAGGCTATCCGCGGGGCCTGACCGGCGACAAGATGTCGATTCCCGCCCGCATCATGGCGATCGCCGACATCTTCGAGGCGCTGACGGCCACCGACCGTCCCTACAAGCCCCCGAAGAAGCTGTCGGAGGCGATCAAGATCATGTCCTTCATGAAGAAGGACGGGCACGTGGACCCGGACCTGTTCGCCTTGTTCCTGAAGACCGGGGTCTACAAGGACTACGCCGAACGCTTCCTGCGCCCCGATCAGCTGGACGAAGTGGACGTGGACAAGGTCCTCAACCCCCCTCCGCCGCCGCCTCGCACGGACGACGGTGCGAAGAAGCCGGCCTGA
- a CDS encoding UbiD family decarboxylase, with protein sequence MAYTSLRDFMARLEASGRLVRVAAPVSPHLEMTEIQTRLLAEKGPAVLFTNVVAPGGDSYGRSVLVNLFGTVERVAWGMGREPAQLREVGETLAFLRQPEPPGGWREAMEMLPLLKTVLAMKPRSTSRAPCQEVVLTGEGVDLARLPVQTCWPGEPAPLITWPLVVTRGPDPEGDKRDVANLGIYRMQVTGRNTALMRWLAHRGGAQHFARWKAGRTDPMPVAVVIGADPATILAAVTPVPDTLSEYQFAGLLRGQRVDLVDCKTIPLQVPAEAEIVLEGHVSLSETGPEGPYGDHTGYYNSVEPFPVFTVDAITMRRDAIYLSTFTGRPPDEPAVLGEALNDVFVPLLTQQFPEIVDFWLPPEACSYRVAVVSMKKAYPGHAKRVMLGVWSYLRQFMYTKFVIVVDQDIDARDWKDVIWALSTNVDPARDITVIENTPIDYLDFASPESGLGSKLGIDATAKLPPETHREWGRKIRMDETVIEEVTRKWAAYGLPGTGKPIWK encoded by the coding sequence ATGGCCTACACATCCTTGCGGGACTTCATGGCGCGGCTGGAAGCGTCGGGACGACTGGTCCGAGTCGCCGCTCCCGTGTCGCCCCATTTGGAAATGACCGAGATCCAGACCCGGCTGCTGGCCGAGAAGGGACCGGCGGTCCTGTTCACCAATGTGGTGGCCCCGGGGGGTGATTCCTACGGCCGTTCCGTCCTGGTCAACCTGTTCGGCACCGTGGAGCGGGTGGCTTGGGGCATGGGACGCGAGCCGGCCCAATTGCGCGAAGTGGGCGAGACCCTGGCCTTCCTGCGCCAGCCCGAACCGCCGGGCGGTTGGCGGGAAGCCATGGAGATGCTGCCGCTCTTGAAGACCGTGCTGGCCATGAAGCCCCGCTCGACCTCGCGAGCGCCCTGCCAGGAAGTGGTTCTGACCGGCGAGGGAGTGGACTTGGCCCGCCTGCCCGTTCAGACCTGCTGGCCAGGGGAACCGGCGCCCCTGATTACCTGGCCGCTGGTGGTGACCCGCGGCCCCGATCCCGAAGGCGACAAGCGCGACGTCGCCAACCTGGGGATCTACCGCATGCAGGTGACGGGGCGGAACACCGCCTTGATGCGTTGGCTGGCCCATCGCGGCGGGGCCCAGCACTTCGCCCGCTGGAAGGCCGGGCGGACCGATCCCATGCCGGTGGCGGTGGTCATCGGCGCCGATCCGGCAACCATCCTGGCTGCCGTCACGCCGGTGCCCGACACCTTGTCCGAATACCAGTTCGCCGGCCTGCTGCGCGGCCAGCGGGTCGATCTGGTGGACTGCAAGACCATTCCCCTGCAGGTGCCGGCGGAAGCGGAAATCGTGCTGGAAGGCCATGTCTCGCTGTCGGAGACGGGGCCGGAAGGGCCTTACGGCGACCATACCGGCTACTATAATTCGGTGGAGCCTTTTCCGGTCTTCACGGTGGACGCCATCACCATGCGCCGGGACGCCATCTACCTGTCCACCTTCACCGGCCGCCCGCCCGACGAACCGGCGGTGCTGGGCGAGGCGCTGAACGACGTCTTCGTGCCCCTGCTGACTCAGCAATTCCCGGAAATCGTCGATTTCTGGCTGCCGCCCGAGGCCTGTTCCTACCGGGTGGCGGTGGTCTCGATGAAGAAGGCCTATCCGGGCCACGCCAAGCGGGTGATGCTGGGGGTGTGGTCGTACCTGCGCCAGTTCATGTACACCAAGTTCGTCATCGTGGTGGACCAGGACATCGACGCCCGCGACTGGAAGGACGTGATTTGGGCGCTGTCGACCAACGTCGATCCGGCGCGCGACATCACGGTGATCGAGAACACGCCCATCGACTACCTGGACTTCGCCTCGCCCGAATCGGGGCTGGGCAGCAAGCTGGGTATCGACGCCACCGCCAAGCTGCCCCCCGAAACCCACCGGGAATGGGGCCGCAAGATCCGCATGGACGAAACCGTGATCGAGGAAGTGACCCGCAAATGGGCGGCTTACGGATTGCCGGGAACGGGAAAGCCGATCTGGAAGTGA